From Sphingobium sp. RAC03, a single genomic window includes:
- a CDS encoding RcnB family protein, protein MRISGLFLLGTAVALTAAGSPALAGEVRQSGAHGVRPGQHWNGGQRWGQRHNGRWVAGWRAPGGWNGYRRPVYGYVLPRYWISPTYYIANYGAYGLPAPAYGYGWSRYYDDAVMTDRYGRVYDSRSNIDWERYEGGYGPDNGTYDDRRRDNGVGGAAIGAVVGGVAGNRIAGRGNRTAGTLIGAGVGAVAGMAIDKAEDAPRRNAPPPRRPGASYDDGYGYADDSVTSSNEYEGRWTGTWTTEDGRRTTGTYEGRFEGDVRGAGVDYDAPAYAGAPHWSHGGAPMGGQGGYVSGGYYYPAPVVTTVTVQPVMTTTTTTSYVTETVPVRRSARRARRSCAC, encoded by the coding sequence ATGCGGATATCCGGCCTCTTCCTTTTGGGCACAGCCGTCGCGCTGACGGCGGCGGGCAGCCCCGCGCTCGCCGGTGAGGTGCGCCAGTCCGGCGCGCATGGCGTTCGCCCTGGCCAGCATTGGAATGGCGGTCAGCGTTGGGGCCAGCGCCATAACGGCCGCTGGGTGGCGGGGTGGCGCGCACCGGGTGGCTGGAACGGCTATCGTCGGCCAGTCTATGGCTATGTCCTGCCGCGATATTGGATCAGCCCGACCTATTATATCGCCAATTACGGTGCCTATGGCCTGCCCGCCCCGGCCTATGGCTATGGCTGGTCGCGCTATTATGACGATGCAGTGATGACCGATCGCTATGGCCGGGTCTATGACAGCCGCAGCAACATCGACTGGGAACGCTACGAAGGCGGCTATGGTCCCGACAACGGCACTTATGACGATCGTCGCCGCGACAATGGCGTGGGTGGTGCCGCGATCGGTGCCGTTGTCGGCGGAGTCGCGGGCAACCGCATTGCCGGGCGGGGCAATCGCACGGCTGGCACGTTGATCGGTGCAGGCGTGGGGGCCGTCGCTGGCATGGCGATCGACAAGGCGGAGGATGCGCCGCGCCGCAACGCCCCACCGCCGCGTCGTCCCGGTGCAAGCTATGACGATGGTTATGGCTATGCCGACGACAGCGTGACCAGCAGCAATGAATATGAGGGCCGCTGGACCGGCACCTGGACCACCGAAGATGGTCGCCGCACCACCGGCACCTATGAAGGCCGGTTCGAAGGCGATGTCCGGGGTGCGGGTGTCGATTATGATGCGCCAGCCTATGCCGGTGCGCCGCATTGGTCGCATGGTGGCGCGCCCATGGGCGGTCAGGGCGGTTATGTTTCGGGCGGCTATTATTATCCCGCGCCGGTCGTGACCACGGTGACGGTGCAGCCCGTCATGACCACGACGACCACGACCAGCTATGTCACGGAAACCGTGCCGGTCCGCCGGTCCGCGCGGCGCGCACGCCGGTCCTGCGCCTGCTGA
- a CDS encoding GAF domain-containing protein yields MYDFAPTDAADKATLYADLLSAADALTGGEPDSVANMANVSALLWQFLPDLNWAGFYRLVGDELVLGPFQGKPACIRIPMGRGVCGAAATTGETQLVEDVHAFPGHIACDAASASEIVVPIVRDGRVVGVLDLDSPKPARFDSDDAAGLEALIARIGARVG; encoded by the coding sequence ATGTATGACTTCGCCCCCACTGACGCCGCCGACAAGGCGACCCTTTATGCCGACCTGCTGTCCGCCGCCGATGCGTTGACAGGGGGCGAGCCGGACTCCGTGGCCAATATGGCCAATGTTTCTGCGCTGTTGTGGCAGTTTTTGCCGGACCTCAACTGGGCGGGGTTTTACCGGTTGGTTGGCGATGAACTGGTGCTGGGGCCGTTTCAGGGCAAGCCCGCCTGCATCCGCATTCCGATGGGTCGGGGTGTATGCGGCGCGGCGGCGACGACGGGGGAGACGCAGTTGGTGGAGGATGTCCACGCCTTTCCCGGCCATATCGCCTGCGATGCCGCCAGCGCGTCGGAAATCGTCGTGCCGATCGTGCGCGACGGGCGCGTGGTCGGCGTGCTGGATCTCGACAGCCCCAAGCCCGCACGGTTCGACTCGGATGATGCCGCCGGGCTGGAGGCGCTGATCGCTCGCATCGGCGCACGGGTCGGTTAA
- a CDS encoding FkbM family methyltransferase, which translates to MNRYWRELSDRKLAARLALAGRVHQYPEIQALRRFLSTFAVDCLFDVGANRGQYAKMLRKDAGYKGLILSFEPNPDVFAELQRHAASDRHWHVFNMALSDFDGTASFNIMAADQFSSLKAPSDDQDAIFADRNKVTKTVEMQCRRLDTLLPELVAQHGFTRPFLKMDTQGHDLSVCEGAGEVLTQMLGIQTELGVRPIYEGGTGYRAMIDWLEARAFVPSAFFANNKGHFPLLVEMDGIFVNRTLVAA; encoded by the coding sequence ATGAACCGCTATTGGCGCGAATTGTCCGACCGCAAGCTGGCCGCGCGTCTGGCGCTGGCCGGGCGGGTGCATCAATATCCCGAAATCCAGGCGCTTCGGCGCTTCCTGTCCACCTTCGCGGTCGATTGCCTGTTCGACGTCGGCGCCAATCGCGGCCAATATGCAAAGATGCTGCGCAAGGATGCGGGCTATAAGGGGCTGATCCTGTCCTTCGAGCCGAACCCCGATGTATTCGCCGAGTTGCAGCGCCATGCCGCGTCCGACCGCCATTGGCATGTCTTCAACATGGCGCTCTCCGACTTCGACGGCACGGCCAGCTTCAACATCATGGCCGCCGATCAATTCTCGTCGCTCAAGGCCCCGTCGGACGATCAGGATGCCATCTTCGCCGACCGCAACAAGGTGACGAAGACGGTCGAGATGCAATGCCGTCGCCTCGACACGCTGCTGCCCGAACTCGTGGCGCAGCATGGCTTTACCCGACCCTTCCTGAAAATGGACACGCAGGGCCATGACCTGTCGGTGTGCGAAGGCGCGGGCGAGGTGCTGACGCAGATGCTGGGCATCCAGACCGAACTCGGCGTCCGCCCCATTTACGAAGGCGGCACCGGCTATCGCGCGATGATCGACTGGCTCGAAGCCCGCGCCTTCGTGCCCTCGGCCTTCTTCGCCAATAATAAGGGCCATTTCCCGCTGCTGGTCGAAATGGACGGCATCTTCGTCAACCGGACGCTGGTCGCGGCGTGA
- a CDS encoding NAD(P)-dependent oxidoreductase, with amino-acid sequence MANIAFIGLGVMGGPVAGHLAKAGHSLTVYNRSIGKAKSWAEAYGGTVATSPAKAAEEAEIVISCVGTDDDLSQVTLGREGAFRTMKPGSLFIDHTTVSARIARQLFVEGESRGIHSVDAPVSGGQAGAENGRLSIMCGGTEPAVTAAKIVMQAYAARIVHVGGAGAGQTTKMVNQICIAGVLQGLAEAMRFAQAAELDLDTVFEAISGGAAQSWQMDNRWKTMAQDSFDFGFAVDWMRKDLGLALEEARANGATLPVTAMVDQFYADVQAMGGHRQDTSALVRRIIKA; translated from the coding sequence ATGGCTAACATCGCGTTTATCGGCCTGGGCGTCATGGGCGGCCCGGTTGCAGGACATCTGGCGAAGGCCGGACACAGCCTGACCGTTTACAACCGTTCCATCGGCAAGGCGAAAAGCTGGGCCGAAGCCTATGGCGGGACGGTCGCGACCAGCCCGGCCAAGGCGGCGGAAGAGGCGGAGATCGTGATCAGTTGCGTCGGCACCGACGATGATCTGTCCCAGGTGACTCTGGGCCGCGAGGGCGCGTTCCGCACGATGAAGCCCGGCAGCCTGTTCATCGACCACACCACCGTTTCCGCGCGGATCGCGCGTCAATTGTTCGTCGAAGGTGAAAGCCGGGGCATCCATAGTGTCGATGCGCCGGTATCGGGCGGACAGGCGGGGGCCGAAAATGGCCGGTTGTCTATCATGTGCGGCGGCACCGAACCCGCTGTGACGGCGGCGAAGATCGTGATGCAGGCCTATGCCGCGCGGATCGTCCATGTCGGCGGTGCTGGCGCGGGCCAGACGACCAAGATGGTGAACCAAATCTGCATCGCAGGCGTATTGCAGGGCCTGGCGGAAGCGATGCGCTTTGCGCAGGCGGCCGAACTGGACCTCGACACCGTGTTCGAGGCGATTTCGGGCGGTGCGGCGCAAAGCTGGCAGATGGATAATCGATGGAAGACGATGGCGCAGGACAGTTTCGATTTCGGCTTCGCGGTGGACTGGATGCGCAAGGATCTGGGGCTGGCGCTGGAGGAAGCGCGAGCGAATGGCGCGACGCTGCCGGTGACGGCGATGGTCGATCAATTCTACGCCGATGTGCAGGCGATGGGTGGCCATCGGCAGGATACCAGCGCGCTGGTGCGCCGGATTATCAAGGCGTGA
- the arfB gene encoding alternative ribosome rescue aminoacyl-tRNA hydrolase ArfB, translating to MPGFEIPDDALEERFITGGGPGGQNVNKVATTVQLRVDLFRLGLPPHAYRKIRELAGSRLTSGNQIVIQASRFRTQEANRQDARDRLAEMIAKAHQRDARRIATKPGKAAKARRVDSKKARSTVKQGRGKVSMD from the coding sequence ATGCCGGGATTTGAGATTCCCGATGATGCGCTGGAAGAGCGCTTCATCACCGGGGGCGGTCCGGGCGGGCAGAATGTCAACAAGGTCGCAACGACGGTGCAGCTGCGGGTCGACCTGTTCCGGCTCGGCCTGCCGCCCCATGCCTATCGCAAGATCAGGGAACTGGCCGGATCGCGGCTGACGTCGGGCAATCAGATCGTCATCCAGGCGTCACGCTTCCGCACCCAGGAAGCCAATCGCCAGGATGCGCGCGACCGGCTGGCCGAGATGATCGCCAAGGCCCACCAGCGCGACGCCCGTCGCATCGCGACCAAGCCGGGCAAAGCCGCCAAGGCACGGCGGGTGGATTCGAAGAAGGCGCGCAGCACGGTCAAGCAGGGACGGGGCAAAGTGTCGATGGATTGA
- a CDS encoding glycosyltransferase family 4 protein — protein MKVAMLDPSLFTGRYDDSLCAALAGQGAQVTLLGRPMRATDAIVPHGYAYAPHFFRRSEALRDRLGEGRAFRLAKAAEYGLTCALGDLTPLLAADVGHIQWLPLAPADRLMLKRLKGRTALVHTVHNADAYHADAGLQGRGYRALLDGMDALIVHGDTTRAALIAQGIDPARIHITPHPPMRLAAASAADLAAVPASTKPRLLFFGTIRPYKGVDLAIDACLSLWHDGHDFDLMLAGKPFMDVAPLLAQVAQAGFADRLLTDFGFLTEGRLDAYMARADIMVFPYRHIDSSGAFLSALHHGKAMVTSDAGMFGQLPDGVAIRAAAGNVPALAAALLPLVQSPAIRQAQGAAARAYGDDMGSWNDMAVATMNIYKSVLAARA, from the coding sequence ATGAAGGTCGCAATGCTCGACCCCTCGCTCTTCACTGGGCGCTATGACGACAGCCTCTGCGCCGCGCTGGCGGGCCAAGGCGCGCAAGTCACGCTGCTCGGCCGCCCGATGCGCGCCACCGATGCGATCGTGCCGCACGGCTATGCCTACGCCCCCCATTTCTTCCGCCGCAGCGAAGCGCTGCGCGATCGCTTGGGCGAAGGCCGCGCCTTTCGCCTGGCAAAGGCCGCAGAATATGGCCTGACTTGCGCGCTGGGCGACCTCACGCCGCTCCTTGCCGCCGATGTGGGCCATATCCAATGGCTCCCTCTCGCCCCCGCAGACCGTCTGATGTTGAAGCGACTCAAAGGGCGCACTGCTTTGGTCCACACCGTCCATAATGCCGACGCCTATCATGCCGATGCCGGGCTGCAGGGCCGGGGCTACCGCGCGCTGCTTGACGGCATGGATGCACTGATCGTCCATGGCGACACCACCCGCGCCGCCCTCATCGCGCAGGGCATCGACCCCGCCCGCATCCACATCACCCCGCACCCGCCGATGCGGCTGGCAGCGGCCAGCGCCGCCGACCTCGCTGCCGTCCCCGCCTCCACGAAACCCCGCCTGCTCTTCTTCGGCACGATCCGCCCCTATAAGGGCGTAGACCTCGCGATAGACGCCTGCCTCTCGCTCTGGCACGACGGCCATGATTTCGACCTCATGCTCGCGGGCAAGCCCTTCATGGACGTCGCGCCGCTCCTGGCACAGGTCGCGCAAGCAGGCTTTGCCGACCGGCTGCTCACCGATTTCGGCTTCCTGACCGAAGGCCGCCTCGACGCGTATATGGCGCGCGCCGACATCATGGTCTTTCCCTATCGCCACATCGATTCGAGCGGTGCCTTCCTCTCGGCGCTCCATCATGGCAAGGCAATGGTGACGTCGGACGCGGGCATGTTCGGGCAATTGCCGGACGGCGTGGCGATCCGGGCGGCGGCGGGGAACGTCCCCGCTCTGGCCGCAGCGCTCTTGCCGTTGGTGCAAAGCCCCGCCATCAGGCAGGCACAGGGCGCAGCGGCGCGCGCCTATGGGGATGATATGGGAAGCTGGAACGACATGGCGGTGGCGACGATGAACATCTACAAAAGCGTGCTGGCCGCGCGCGCATGA
- a CDS encoding threonine ammonia-lyase produces MNTLAKIESAPPLPITVDDVLAARTRIAGAIVKTPTLISQTLSQMLGCNVYLKFENLQFTAAYKERGALNRLLQLDEASKTKGVIAASAGNHAQGLAYHGKRLGVPVTIVMPLTTPIIKVTQTRGHGATVVQYGEKFDDAYAHARLLEVEQGLTFIHPFDEPDIMAGQGTVALEMLEDAPEIDTLIIPIGGGGLFSGMATAARAMKPDIRLIGVQAELYPSMYDYIKGEHLPCDGDTLAEGIAVKQPGDNTRLVVERLADDMLLVTERRLEEALSLLLQIEKTVVEGAGAAGLAALLTYREQFVGRNVGLVLTGGNIDTRLLANVLLRDLARSGRLARLRIILQDRPGALFHVARIFDQEAVNILELAHQRIFTNLPAKGLSLDVECETRDRAHLQRLIAALGEAGYEVAPIEVA; encoded by the coding sequence ATGAACACGCTTGCCAAGATCGAGAGCGCCCCGCCGCTGCCCATCACCGTCGATGACGTGCTTGCCGCGCGCACCCGTATTGCAGGCGCGATCGTCAAGACGCCGACGCTGATCAGCCAGACGCTCTCGCAGATGCTGGGCTGCAACGTGTATCTGAAATTCGAAAATCTTCAGTTCACCGCCGCCTATAAGGAGCGCGGCGCCCTCAATCGCCTCCTGCAACTGGACGAAGCCTCCAAGACCAAGGGCGTGATCGCCGCGTCGGCGGGCAACCATGCCCAGGGCCTTGCCTATCATGGCAAGCGGCTGGGCGTCCCCGTGACCATCGTCATGCCGCTGACCACCCCGATCATCAAGGTGACGCAGACCCGCGGCCATGGCGCGACGGTCGTGCAATATGGCGAGAAATTCGATGACGCCTACGCCCATGCCCGCTTGCTGGAAGTCGAACAGGGGCTGACCTTCATCCATCCGTTCGACGAACCGGACATCATGGCCGGGCAGGGCACGGTCGCGCTCGAAATGCTGGAGGATGCACCGGAAATCGACACGCTGATCATCCCGATCGGTGGTGGCGGCCTGTTTTCCGGCATGGCGACCGCAGCGCGTGCGATGAAGCCCGACATCCGCTTGATCGGCGTGCAGGCAGAACTCTATCCGTCGATGTACGACTATATCAAGGGCGAGCATCTGCCCTGCGACGGCGATACGCTGGCGGAGGGGATCGCGGTCAAGCAGCCGGGCGACAACACCCGTCTCGTGGTCGAACGGCTGGCGGACGACATGCTGCTGGTCACCGAACGGCGACTGGAAGAAGCGCTCAGCCTGCTGTTGCAGATCGAAAAGACCGTAGTCGAAGGGGCCGGGGCTGCGGGGCTCGCCGCGCTGCTGACCTATCGCGAACAATTTGTCGGGCGCAATGTCGGCCTCGTGCTGACCGGCGGCAATATCGACACGCGGCTGCTCGCCAACGTCCTGCTGCGCGATCTCGCCCGGTCGGGACGGCTGGCGCGGCTGCGCATCATCCTGCAGGATCGTCCCGGCGCGCTGTTCCACGTCGCCCGTATCTTCGATCAGGAAGCGGTCAACATCCTCGAACTGGCGCATCAGCGCATCTTCACCAACCTGCCTGCCAAGGGCCTGAGCCTCGACGTCGAGTGCGAGACGCGCGATCGCGCCCATCTCCAGCGGCTGATCGCGGCATTGGGCGAAGCAGGCTATGAAGTCGCGCCGATCGAGGTCGCCTGA
- a CDS encoding amidohydrolase, translated as MLGLGLIAALPFPAFASGVIDNVNGIAVDPNGKVVRFGALLIDDEGKVEKLIPGRYQEPEYKKPKKPKRGQPWPQPPKGLSFKLDAGGKTLVPGMIDAHGHVMSLGLSLITLDLSDTRSLEEAQAKIRAYAQASPGRKWIIGTGWNQEQWGLGRFPTAAELDAAVGDIPVWLSRVDGHAGWANSAAIRAAGVTAATKSPTGGRIEMAAGKPAGVFVDQAMALIEKVVPAPAPKDRDIALEKAQRALLAMGVTGIADMGTGIEDWQAFRRSADRGALRVRIMAYAAGLDNMTLIAGPEPTQWLYDDRLRLGGIKLVLDGALGSRGAWLKADYADAPGQRGLPMISATQLRNVMSRAAMDNFQIATHAIGDAANSEILDAIQELSETYKGDRRWRIEHAQIVSPADLPRFAQFGIVASMQPVHEASDWRMATTRMGEARLGGAYAWKAMLDNRVPLAFGSDVPVESPNPFAGIAVAMNREDAKGEPMGGWMPTQRVSFDAALDGFTRQAAFAGFAEKRFGSLVPGQRADFLLIDRDISTARPADIRGTQVLETWIGGKRVHVKGQ; from the coding sequence GTGTTGGGTCTGGGGCTGATTGCCGCCCTGCCCTTCCCCGCTTTCGCATCCGGCGTCATCGACAATGTGAACGGCATTGCGGTCGATCCCAACGGCAAGGTCGTGCGTTTCGGCGCGCTGCTGATCGATGATGAGGGCAAGGTCGAGAAGCTGATTCCGGGCCGCTATCAGGAACCGGAATATAAGAAGCCCAAGAAACCCAAGCGCGGCCAGCCCTGGCCGCAGCCGCCCAAGGGGCTGTCGTTCAAGCTGGACGCGGGCGGCAAGACGCTGGTGCCCGGCATGATCGACGCGCATGGCCATGTCATGAGCCTTGGCCTGTCGCTCATCACGCTCGACCTGTCGGACACGCGATCACTGGAGGAGGCGCAGGCGAAGATCCGCGCCTATGCGCAGGCCAGTCCGGGCCGCAAATGGATCATCGGGACCGGCTGGAACCAGGAACAATGGGGCTTGGGCCGCTTTCCGACGGCCGCCGAACTGGACGCAGCGGTCGGCGACATTCCGGTGTGGCTCTCCCGCGTCGATGGCCATGCAGGCTGGGCCAATAGCGCGGCGATCCGCGCGGCGGGCGTGACGGCCGCGACCAAATCACCCACAGGCGGCCGGATCGAGATGGCGGCGGGCAAGCCTGCGGGCGTGTTCGTGGATCAGGCGATGGCGTTGATCGAGAAGGTCGTGCCTGCGCCTGCGCCCAAAGATCGCGACATCGCGCTGGAAAAGGCGCAGCGCGCTTTGCTGGCGATGGGCGTCACCGGCATTGCCGACATGGGCACGGGCATTGAGGACTGGCAGGCGTTTCGCCGCTCGGCCGATCGCGGCGCGCTGCGGGTGCGGATCATGGCCTATGCGGCAGGTCTCGACAATATGACGCTGATCGCCGGGCCGGAGCCGACGCAATGGCTGTATGACGACCGGCTGCGGCTGGGCGGCATCAAGCTGGTGCTGGATGGCGCGCTGGGGTCACGCGGGGCTTGGTTGAAGGCGGATTATGCCGATGCGCCAGGGCAGCGCGGGCTGCCGATGATTTCGGCGACGCAGTTGCGCAATGTGATGAGCCGCGCGGCGATGGACAATTTCCAGATCGCCACCCATGCGATCGGCGACGCGGCCAATAGCGAAATATTGGACGCGATCCAGGAATTGTCCGAAACCTATAAGGGCGACCGGCGCTGGCGGATCGAACATGCGCAGATTGTCAGCCCGGCCGATTTGCCGCGCTTTGCCCAGTTCGGCATCGTCGCGTCGATGCAGCCGGTCCATGAAGCGTCCGACTGGCGCATGGCGACGACCCGCATGGGCGAAGCGCGTCTGGGTGGCGCCTATGCGTGGAAGGCGATGCTCGACAATCGCGTGCCACTGGCCTTCGGTTCGGACGTGCCGGTGGAAAGTCCCAATCCCTTTGCCGGGATCGCCGTCGCCATGAACCGCGAGGATGCCAAGGGCGAACCGATGGGCGGGTGGATGCCGACGCAGCGGGTCAGCTTTGACGCGGCGCTCGATGGCTTTACGCGCCAGGCGGCCTTTGCCGGATTTGCCGAAAAGCGGTTCGGCAGTCTCGTGCCAGGCCAGCGCGCCGACTTCCTGCTGATCGACCGGGATATTTCCACCGCGCGACCGGCGGACATTCGGGGCACGCAGGTGCTGGAAACCTGGATCGGCGGCAAGCGGGTGCATGTAAAGGGGCAATAA
- a CDS encoding MFS transporter, giving the protein MTGGGATSFVSARRLFLAGAIGLTLWLGATFVWHVTWRQGISLPVILFLDQDFPLLIGSLLLLALAAPFAEGKGIRLPRPTARIIVPLILLMGLAAWAGHYALFQNYAISRDEEVARFAAAYMREGLFARPIPVEWEPYRRAIMPEFFSPFGAADYWTAAYLPVNSAIQALFWQLGDPNLAGPVLLMAGLLALWRVALRLMPDRPDAVWVTVLLGCSSSQLWITAMTPYAMTGHFALNMIWLALVLRGGVIGHGSAGVVALVAAGLHQWHFPPLFIAPFILWMLLARRWTVAAFHALTLVAIVIVWAKLWPEFLLHALGAPADVRPSAGVADKVGSLFQRLGDRWQPLVNLSRYIAWNDILMVPLAVLGMAAMRWRSMIRGQEIALPLALGCLAGCMLALAQGYGWGFRYAHGFIGPFCLLAGLGWARFRPQDALRPLVIGLCITALGSIFLVWRTHAFVAPYAASHRLIDSSQADVVLIDPRGGLYVTDLVRGRNGVPGKPMVMNLGMLTLDQVDELCKSYVVELFDRAEFRPLGVPLARWNISRMDTLRAHMKEAGCDKPVQPPLPETFEDALNAAGNAM; this is encoded by the coding sequence GTGACCGGAGGCGGGGCGACCAGCTTCGTGAGCGCGCGCCGCCTGTTCCTGGCCGGCGCGATTGGCCTGACGCTCTGGCTGGGTGCCACTTTCGTCTGGCATGTCACCTGGCGGCAGGGGATCAGCCTGCCGGTCATCCTGTTCCTTGATCAGGATTTTCCGCTCCTCATCGGCTCACTGCTGCTGTTGGCGTTGGCCGCGCCGTTTGCGGAAGGGAAGGGCATCCGCCTGCCGCGCCCGACCGCGCGGATCATCGTGCCGCTGATCCTGCTCATGGGGCTGGCGGCCTGGGCGGGCCATTACGCCCTGTTCCAGAATTACGCCATTTCCCGTGACGAAGAGGTCGCGCGCTTCGCCGCCGCCTATATGCGCGAAGGACTGTTCGCCCGGCCGATTCCGGTCGAATGGGAACCCTATCGCCGGGCGATCATGCCCGAATTCTTCTCTCCCTTCGGCGCGGCGGATTATTGGACCGCGGCCTATCTGCCGGTGAACAGTGCGATCCAGGCTTTGTTCTGGCAATTGGGCGATCCCAATCTCGCCGGGCCGGTGCTGCTGATGGCCGGGCTGCTTGCGCTCTGGCGGGTGGCGCTGCGGCTGATGCCCGATCGCCCCGACGCGGTGTGGGTGACGGTGCTGCTTGGCTGTTCGTCCAGCCAGCTCTGGATCACGGCGATGACGCCCTATGCCATGACCGGCCATTTCGCGCTCAACATGATCTGGCTCGCGCTAGTGCTGCGCGGCGGGGTGATCGGCCATGGCAGCGCAGGCGTGGTTGCGCTGGTCGCGGCGGGCCTGCACCAATGGCATTTCCCGCCGCTGTTCATCGCGCCTTTCATCCTATGGATGCTGCTCGCCCGCCGCTGGACCGTCGCGGCCTTCCACGCGCTGACGCTGGTGGCGATCGTCATCGTCTGGGCCAAGCTCTGGCCAGAATTTCTGCTCCATGCGCTCGGCGCGCCCGCCGATGTGCGTCCCTCCGCCGGGGTCGCCGACAAGGTCGGTAGCCTGTTCCAGCGGCTCGGCGACCGCTGGCAGCCACTCGTCAATTTGAGCCGCTACATCGCCTGGAACGACATATTGATGGTGCCGCTCGCGGTGCTGGGCATGGCCGCGATGCGCTGGCGCAGCATGATCCGGGGGCAGGAAATCGCGCTGCCGCTGGCGCTCGGATGCTTAGCTGGCTGCATGCTGGCGCTGGCGCAGGGCTATGGCTGGGGCTTCCGCTATGCCCATGGCTTTATCGGGCCGTTCTGCCTGCTCGCTGGCCTTGGCTGGGCGCGGTTCCGCCCGCAAGATGCGTTGCGCCCGCTCGTCATCGGCCTGTGCATCACCGCGCTGGGCAGCATTTTCCTCGTCTGGCGCACCCACGCTTTCGTCGCCCCCTATGCCGCCAGCCACCGGCTGATCGATTCGAGCCAGGCCGATGTCGTGCTGATCGATCCGCGCGGTGGTCTCTATGTCACCGATCTGGTGCGCGGCCGCAACGGCGTGCCGGGCAAGCCGATGGTCATGAACTTGGGCATGCTGACGCTCGATCAGGTCGATGAACTATGCAAATCCTATGTCGTCGAACTGTTCGACCGCGCGGAATTTCGTCCGTTGGGCGTGCCGCTCGCGCGCTGGAATATCAGCCGCATGGACACGCTGCGCGCGCATATGAAGGAAGCGGGCTGCGATAAACCAGTCCAGCCGCCGCTGCCTGAAACCTTCGAAGACGCACTGAACGCCGCCGGCAACGCCATGTGA
- a CDS encoding arginyltransferase produces MTAPFRFPRFFVTNPSPCPYLPGRSERKVFTELSGDNAAELNDALGRIGFRRSQNVAYRPSCADCTACVSVRVVAGEFKPNATQRKLIRRNSDLVVTACKPWSTEEQFALLQRYLSARHPGGGMTEMDEMDFADMVEQTPVDSHIIEYREPGVDGRVGKLVGACLTDRQGDGLSMIYSFFDTEIDYRPGLGNFIILDHILRAGSAGLPYVYLGYWVEGSQRMQYKVRYRPLEKLTRSGWTRFDPDEQVEAIRGVVARDEPPLPVELAAIFRK; encoded by the coding sequence GTGACCGCACCTTTCCGTTTCCCCCGCTTTTTCGTGACCAACCCCTCGCCCTGTCCCTATCTGCCGGGACGGAGCGAGCGCAAGGTGTTCACGGAATTGAGCGGCGACAACGCTGCCGAACTTAATGACGCGCTGGGCCGGATCGGCTTTCGCCGCAGCCAGAATGTCGCCTATCGCCCCAGTTGCGCTGATTGCACGGCCTGCGTCTCGGTCCGGGTCGTCGCCGGTGAGTTCAAGCCCAACGCGACCCAGCGCAAGCTCATCCGCCGCAACAGCGACTTGGTCGTCACCGCCTGCAAGCCCTGGTCCACCGAAGAACAATTCGCCCTGCTCCAGCGCTATCTCAGCGCCCGGCATCCGGGCGGCGGCATGACCGAAATGGACGAGATGGACTTTGCCGACATGGTCGAACAGACCCCGGTTGACAGCCATATCATCGAATATCGCGAGCCCGGCGTCGATGGGCGCGTCGGCAAACTAGTCGGTGCCTGCCTGACCGACCGGCAGGGCGATGGCCTGTCGATGATCTACAGCTTCTTCGACACCGAAATCGATTATCGGCCGGGCCTCGGCAATTTCATCATCCTTGACCATATCCTGCGCGCCGGGTCGGCGGGCCTGCCCTATGTGTATCTGGGCTATTGGGTCGAAGGGTCGCAGCGGATGCAATATAAGGTCCGCTACCGTCCGCTCGAAAAGCTCACGCGGAGCGGTTGGACCCGTTTTGATCCCGATGAGCAGGTCGAGGCGATTCGCGGCGTGGTCGCACGCGATGAACCGCCCTTGCCGGTCGAACTGGCAGCCATCTTTCGCAAATAA